The proteins below come from a single Acaryochloris sp. CCMEE 5410 genomic window:
- the pheA gene encoding prephenate dehydratase: MSLSIAHLGPAGTYAEQAAIAYADWYANLTQQPTPILCPCPSIAQALQSTAAGDTKLSVSPVENSIEGSVSVTLDTVWQLEMLQIRQALVLSIEHVLIAKAQKLQSIQAVYSHPQALGQCQTWLKTNLPQATLVPASSTTEALNYVDEDGSIAAISSERAAQLYQLPVIQRSIQDHPDNCTRFWIVSQKDTPYPVTAPEGSPVYTSLAFSLPANVPGALLQPLKIFNDRHINLSRIESRPSKRSLGEYVFFVDAEADIHTSFFQSALDELTSHTEVLKVFGSYPLVQVVGTAGP; the protein is encoded by the coding sequence ATGTCGCTTTCCATTGCCCACCTGGGGCCTGCAGGAACCTATGCAGAACAAGCTGCGATCGCATATGCGGATTGGTACGCTAATCTCACCCAACAGCCAACCCCTATCCTCTGTCCCTGTCCCAGTATTGCCCAGGCGCTCCAATCGACTGCTGCTGGCGATACTAAACTCTCTGTTTCCCCAGTCGAGAACTCCATTGAAGGCAGTGTCTCCGTTACCTTAGATACGGTCTGGCAGCTAGAAATGCTGCAGATTCGTCAAGCGTTAGTGTTATCCATTGAGCATGTCTTGATTGCCAAAGCGCAAAAATTGCAGTCGATTCAAGCGGTCTATTCTCACCCGCAAGCCCTTGGACAATGCCAGACCTGGCTGAAAACTAACTTGCCCCAAGCGACCTTGGTGCCTGCCAGCTCTACGACGGAGGCCCTTAATTATGTGGATGAGGACGGCTCAATTGCGGCGATCTCGTCAGAACGAGCGGCTCAGCTGTACCAACTGCCGGTGATTCAGCGGTCCATCCAAGATCATCCCGATAACTGCACCCGATTTTGGATTGTGAGTCAAAAAGACACGCCTTATCCCGTTACGGCTCCAGAGGGTAGCCCGGTGTATACGTCTTTAGCGTTTAGCTTGCCAGCAAATGTTCCCGGCGCGTTGTTGCAGCCCCTAAAGATTTTCAATGACCGACATATTAATCTCAGTCGGATTGAGTCTCGTCCCAGCAAACGCTCCTTAGGGGAATATGTCTTTTTTGTGGATGCAGAGGCGGACATACATACTAGCTTTTTTCAGTCTGCTTTAGATGAGTTAACCTCTCATACTGAAGTGCTGAAGGTATTTGGCAGTTATCCCCTGGTGCAAGTAGTGGGAACCGCTGGGCCATAG
- a CDS encoding pentapeptide repeat-containing protein, translating into MANTAHLRLIKRGVKHWNNWRKEKFSDQPDLSEADLSGLDLRGVNLIGADLNHANLTGADLSGAYLSVANLSHAYLSEAKLTGANLGKANLEAVDLSFANLEQSILIETRLARALLVEANLTQAVLNFADLSRTNLSKANLRKAHLIKAILLEANLSDVNLKGANLNRALLSEADLTRANLSNINLSKADLSFARLIEADLHGANLNGIILIEANLRGANLQGSTLKKGQLCRANLGAVDLSNADIKSTNLSDSDLINANLSKALLVDTNLSDAQLAGANCHKASFLHANLNKANLCETNLTAADLREADLRKADLTRSQIQAANLSMTNLTAACLEEVGLNRSTKFDHAICEHVYLKRHEQDRQPSHGKFLAGELAQLLWTSSETINLNFHNGVNWAAFANSLKRIQRTYPQAQMGIQCIEHKGNGVILVKVHTAPNVDQEKVHKELMLAYVNTRRQMNQDQKDKGMGKVTTQESLQLQNPQDIINNLFDLLNPAVSTLP; encoded by the coding sequence GTGGCAAACACGGCCCACCTCCGACTCATTAAACGCGGAGTTAAACATTGGAATAACTGGCGCAAAGAGAAGTTTTCCGATCAACCCGATTTGTCTGAAGCTGATCTCAGTGGGTTAGATCTACGAGGCGTTAATTTGATTGGCGCAGATCTGAACCATGCAAATTTAACGGGAGCAGATTTAAGCGGGGCCTATTTAAGCGTTGCCAATTTATCCCATGCTTATCTCAGCGAAGCCAAACTGACAGGCGCTAATCTTGGCAAAGCCAATCTAGAAGCGGTGGATCTCAGCTTTGCAAATCTCGAACAATCTATTCTTATAGAAACTCGGCTAGCAAGAGCGTTGCTTGTCGAAGCCAACTTAACCCAGGCTGTTCTCAATTTTGCGGATTTAAGCCGCACCAACTTAAGTAAGGCAAATCTCCGTAAAGCACATCTGATCAAAGCAATTCTGCTTGAAGCAAACTTAAGTGATGTCAACCTGAAAGGCGCGAATCTCAATCGAGCCCTATTAAGTGAGGCAGATTTAACCCGGGCCAATTTGAGCAACATTAACCTCAGCAAAGCAGACCTCAGTTTTGCCCGGTTAATTGAAGCCGATCTACATGGTGCCAATCTGAACGGTATTATCCTGATTGAGGCCAACTTGCGCGGCGCCAATCTCCAGGGCAGCACCCTGAAAAAAGGCCAACTCTGTCGGGCTAATTTAGGTGCCGTCGATTTAAGCAACGCTGATATCAAAAGCACCAATCTCAGTGATAGTGATTTAATTAACGCCAATCTCAGTAAAGCGCTACTGGTTGACACCAACCTGAGTGATGCGCAACTGGCAGGGGCTAATTGCCACAAAGCCAGCTTTCTCCATGCCAATCTCAATAAAGCGAATTTATGTGAGACCAACTTAACGGCAGCGGATTTGAGAGAGGCAGATTTACGCAAGGCCGATCTGACCCGGAGCCAAATTCAGGCGGCCAACCTATCCATGACCAACTTGACAGCAGCCTGCCTGGAAGAAGTGGGCTTAAACCGCAGTACCAAGTTTGACCATGCGATTTGTGAGCATGTCTACTTAAAAAGGCATGAGCAAGACCGTCAGCCCAGCCACGGTAAATTTCTGGCTGGCGAACTTGCACAACTGCTATGGACCAGTTCTGAAACCATTAACCTTAACTTTCATAACGGGGTTAATTGGGCGGCCTTTGCCAATTCTTTGAAACGAATCCAACGGACCTATCCCCAGGCCCAAATGGGTATTCAATGTATTGAACATAAAGGCAATGGAGTCATCCTGGTTAAGGTTCATACGGCTCCGAATGTGGACCAAGAAAAGGTGCATAAGGAACTGATGCTGGCCTATGTCAACACCCGCCGCCAAATGAATCAAGATCAAAAAGATAAAGGGATGGGTAAGGTCACCACCCAAGAATCTTTGCAATTACAAAATCCCCAAGACATCATCAATAACTTGTTTGATTTACTCAATCCAGCCGTCAGTACTCTCCCCTAA
- a CDS encoding DUF1997 domain-containing protein, with product MQLNFAASHSVLITVPEASVPIQHYLRQPRRLVYALTDRSRVERLADDCFRLTMRPREFLAMSFQPVVDLKVWAEPNGTVHLQSVGCEIRGIEYINNRFDLTLNGRLYPLATDGPTQLMGQGDVSVSVELPPIFWMTPQPILEAAGQRILQGIFLTFKQRLGHQLVEDYLRWAGTSQPSATDSVHSLSANPSSY from the coding sequence ATGCAACTTAACTTTGCAGCCTCCCATTCCGTTTTAATCACTGTCCCAGAGGCATCGGTGCCCATCCAGCACTACTTACGGCAGCCCCGTCGCTTGGTCTATGCCCTCACGGATCGCAGTCGAGTTGAGCGTCTTGCTGATGACTGTTTTCGCCTCACCATGCGCCCCCGAGAATTTCTGGCCATGAGTTTTCAGCCTGTCGTCGACCTGAAAGTCTGGGCAGAACCCAACGGCACTGTACATCTACAGTCTGTGGGCTGTGAAATTCGCGGCATTGAATATATCAATAACCGTTTTGATCTCACTTTGAACGGTAGGCTCTATCCCCTAGCGACCGATGGTCCAACCCAGCTGATGGGTCAGGGAGATGTCAGCGTGAGCGTTGAACTCCCCCCCATTTTCTGGATGACGCCCCAGCCCATTTTGGAAGCAGCCGGTCAGCGGATTCTGCAAGGCATCTTTTTAACCTTTAAACAGCGGCTTGGGCATCAGCTAGTTGAGGATTACTTGAGGTGGGCAGGCACCTCTCAGCCGTCTGCGACGGATTCTGTTCATAGTTTATCGGCCAATCCTTCGAGCTACTAA
- the dacB gene encoding D-alanyl-D-alanine carboxypeptidase/D-alanyl-D-alanine-endopeptidase, whose amino-acid sequence MSGDNVIKGGLVVGLLSMPVAAQGAPSLKPQCRTQLQRDLDAIASQPLFNQARLGIAVQPLQASQPLYTKDAQRYFLPASTTKVMTTAAALTRLGPKFRIQTDLYGAGSGPTLDHLRIVGRGDPTLSDQQLQQIATQLKQKGIRQINHLLGDDTYFQGPGIVPSWEWEDLQAGYGAPVNSLILNQNAYELKIWPQALGQPLRVEWLSPHPIGPWRQINRTRTVAQNAPEYIEIVRRLKGNTLEIEITGQLRAGAPYDRFAVAVIDPGWFLLKRFRAILAAHQITVGKLSLLSTSQERDAVLKGKSEQRFTQIQSPPLTTLIKTTNQESNNLYAEALVKTLGAVQQQSSPNTHQQGLKVLKQTLTQLGVNASTYAVADGSGLSRQNLVSPLALTQTLKGILKSPHASTFQTSLPKDSIGQNSPSTLWSKSGGMRGVSTLTGYLQHPQSSPVLFSLMFNQYNQSGSKRRQAMDALLLSINRWQSCQGRNG is encoded by the coding sequence ATGTCTGGGGACAATGTTATTAAGGGTGGCTTGGTCGTTGGGTTGCTAAGTATGCCCGTCGCGGCCCAAGGTGCCCCATCCCTGAAGCCCCAATGCAGGACACAACTGCAGCGAGACCTGGATGCGATCGCATCCCAACCCCTCTTTAACCAAGCTCGTTTAGGGATCGCCGTTCAACCCCTTCAAGCCTCCCAACCGCTTTACACCAAAGACGCCCAGCGCTATTTCCTGCCTGCGTCTACCACAAAGGTAATGACGACAGCCGCGGCACTGACTCGGCTCGGCCCTAAATTCCGCATCCAAACCGACCTCTATGGAGCGGGTTCAGGACCCACCCTCGACCATTTGCGCATTGTGGGTCGAGGTGACCCCACCCTTTCTGATCAGCAGCTACAACAAATTGCCACCCAACTTAAGCAAAAAGGCATCCGCCAAATCAACCATCTCCTCGGAGATGACACCTATTTTCAAGGACCAGGCATTGTTCCGTCCTGGGAATGGGAAGATCTGCAGGCGGGCTATGGCGCTCCCGTCAATAGCCTGATCCTCAATCAAAATGCCTATGAGCTAAAAATCTGGCCCCAAGCCTTAGGCCAGCCCCTCCGAGTCGAATGGCTCTCGCCTCACCCCATTGGTCCTTGGCGGCAGATCAATCGCACCCGCACCGTGGCTCAAAATGCTCCAGAATATATAGAAATTGTCCGCCGCCTCAAGGGCAATACTTTAGAAATTGAGATTACAGGACAGCTGCGAGCCGGAGCTCCTTACGATCGATTCGCCGTAGCCGTCATTGATCCAGGCTGGTTTTTACTCAAGCGGTTTCGAGCTATCTTGGCGGCTCACCAGATAACAGTGGGGAAACTATCACTTTTATCGACCTCTCAAGAGCGCGATGCTGTTCTCAAAGGCAAATCAGAACAGCGCTTCACGCAAATCCAATCGCCCCCCCTGACAACGCTAATTAAAACCACGAACCAAGAGAGCAATAACCTCTATGCGGAAGCTCTAGTCAAAACCTTGGGGGCAGTCCAGCAGCAATCCTCGCCAAATACCCATCAGCAAGGTTTGAAGGTTCTCAAACAAACCCTAACCCAACTAGGGGTCAATGCGTCCACCTATGCAGTGGCCGATGGCTCTGGTTTATCTCGACAAAACCTGGTCAGTCCCCTGGCCCTAACTCAAACTTTAAAAGGCATTCTCAAATCTCCCCACGCCTCTACCTTCCAGACGTCTTTACCTAAAGACTCTATTGGGCAAAATTCACCCTCAACCCTATGGAGTAAAAGTGGGGGGATGCGCGGGGTTTCGACCTTAACGGGCTACCTCCAACACCCCCAATCTTCACCGGTGCTGTTTAGTCTGATGTTTAATCAATACAATCAATCGGGCAGCAAACGGCGGCAAGCCATGGATGCCCTGCTGTTATCAATCAATCGTTGGCAATCTTGTCAGGGTAGAAACGGATGA
- a CDS encoding FHA domain-containing protein has translation MIATSFEIPQLLIQMGSNCEPFEFQSGLEWTVGRHPSNPIQLGDRCASRQHAKLVRLQDHHYCYVDLNSRNGSKLRGRSIKYPVLLQNGDRIKIGDTYLIFQDIPTHRTTGNGTPDKAQVLLLQADALQGKIWQTVLHSQTIDSYWESADIDLKAYLPRRVASGSLPQLLVLDTQILGDQTYEVCAWCAQTFPQLKIIVNNSQERQILMSERQKAAQAGCLNWFPAFREPKLIDNIAGIVVQANGVMNILGGTLRQDTLFTVLKSFEKLLGEVATLQPPPKPVAPSQPSPATADQNGDLTQVSRKG, from the coding sequence GTGATTGCCACCTCCTTCGAGATACCTCAATTATTGATTCAGATGGGGAGCAACTGCGAACCCTTTGAATTTCAATCCGGTTTGGAGTGGACGGTGGGACGCCATCCCAGTAATCCGATTCAACTCGGCGATCGCTGTGCCTCTCGGCAACATGCCAAATTAGTGCGGTTGCAAGATCATCACTACTGCTATGTCGATCTCAATAGCCGCAACGGCTCTAAACTGCGCGGTCGTTCGATCAAATACCCCGTTCTGCTACAGAATGGCGATCGCATCAAAATTGGGGATACATACCTGATTTTCCAAGACATTCCCACCCATCGGACAACGGGCAATGGTACACCGGATAAAGCCCAGGTCTTGCTTCTACAGGCGGATGCACTCCAAGGAAAAATCTGGCAAACGGTGTTGCATTCTCAAACCATAGATAGCTATTGGGAATCGGCTGATATTGATCTCAAAGCCTACTTGCCGCGACGTGTAGCCTCCGGTTCCCTCCCGCAATTACTCGTCCTTGATACTCAAATTCTCGGCGATCAAACCTATGAGGTCTGTGCCTGGTGCGCTCAAACCTTCCCGCAACTCAAGATCATTGTGAATAACAGCCAGGAACGCCAAATCTTGATGTCAGAACGGCAAAAGGCAGCACAGGCAGGCTGTTTAAACTGGTTCCCCGCCTTCCGAGAACCCAAGTTGATCGATAATATCGCCGGAATTGTAGTGCAGGCCAACGGAGTCATGAACATCCTGGGCGGTACCCTCCGTCAAGACACGTTATTCACAGTTTTAAAGTCCTTTGAAAAACTACTGGGCGAAGTAGCAACCCTGCAGCCACCCCCTAAACCCGTTGCCCCCTCGCAACCCTCTCCTGCGACAGCTGACCAAAACGGAGACCTAACTCAGGTCAGCCGCAAGGGCTAA
- a CDS encoding bifunctional aminoglycoside phosphotransferase/ATP-binding protein produces the protein MDAALPLLVQRMLQPEFYPHPVQTPVQLLQTHISYVFLTGEFAYKVKKPTQFGLLDFSTLEQRAFFCQEELRLNRRLSPALYLAVLPIYENDGSYDLKSASDPGAEIVDYALQMRQFAQEGLFSHLLDHGQLTAAHMQQLGQSVACFHATAETSPEIQANGTLESLQAIDEENYTLTQAFMGKSQTQEQWQQTRGFTQQFWRDHQDWLQQRQDKIRECHGDLHLNNVCLYQDHIQIFDCIEFCREFRHIDGMYDVAFMVMDLDFHHRGDLGNVFLNTYLEKTGDYEGALLLPAYLSMRATIRGNVNSMTAQNIATAEGSSSQKLHWQKAKDYFALAHQYTQPQQGQIILMSGLSGSGKSTVADRLAPVLNAVHIRSDAVRKHLAEIPLNQSGVGPNSIYTPAMTERTYQRLAELGTSLAQMGWTVILDAKYDRVQLREQVMTQAELAQIPVQILYCTAPVAELRSRLQNRQGDISDATPDLLVHQQQTFQAFTTAEKPKVTQFETQQDLDAQLTSFCQHLAKKDNVRLI, from the coding sequence ATGGATGCTGCCTTACCCCTCCTCGTTCAGCGGATGCTGCAACCGGAATTCTATCCCCATCCGGTTCAGACCCCAGTGCAGCTTTTACAAACCCATATTTCCTATGTGTTCTTGACGGGAGAGTTTGCGTACAAAGTTAAAAAGCCCACCCAATTTGGACTACTAGACTTTTCCACCCTGGAACAGCGAGCCTTTTTCTGCCAAGAGGAATTGCGTCTGAATCGCCGTTTATCCCCAGCCCTCTATTTGGCTGTACTGCCGATCTATGAGAACGATGGGAGCTACGACCTTAAAAGCGCTTCTGATCCTGGCGCTGAAATTGTGGACTATGCCCTACAAATGCGACAGTTTGCTCAAGAGGGCTTGTTTAGCCACCTATTAGACCACGGTCAATTAACAGCAGCCCACATGCAGCAATTAGGGCAAAGCGTGGCTTGCTTTCATGCTACTGCGGAGACCAGTCCCGAGATTCAGGCCAATGGGACCTTAGAATCCCTGCAAGCTATCGATGAAGAGAACTACACCCTCACCCAAGCCTTTATGGGTAAATCCCAAACCCAGGAGCAGTGGCAACAGACCCGAGGGTTTACCCAACAGTTCTGGCGAGATCATCAAGATTGGCTACAACAGCGCCAAGACAAAATTCGAGAATGCCACGGTGATTTACATCTTAATAATGTGTGTTTGTATCAGGATCACATTCAAATCTTCGATTGCATCGAATTTTGTCGGGAGTTTCGCCATATTGATGGGATGTATGATGTGGCATTTATGGTGATGGATTTAGACTTTCACCATCGAGGAGATCTCGGCAATGTCTTTCTGAATACATATCTGGAAAAGACCGGGGATTATGAAGGCGCTTTGTTGTTACCCGCTTACTTGAGTATGCGAGCAACGATTCGTGGCAATGTTAATAGCATGACAGCCCAGAATATAGCCACTGCAGAGGGTAGTTCTTCCCAGAAACTTCACTGGCAAAAGGCCAAAGATTACTTTGCCTTAGCCCATCAATATACTCAACCTCAGCAGGGACAAATTATCCTGATGTCTGGCTTGTCGGGATCGGGAAAAAGCACGGTCGCTGATCGTCTAGCCCCTGTGCTCAATGCCGTTCATATTCGCTCAGATGCAGTGCGCAAACACCTAGCGGAGATTCCTTTAAATCAATCAGGTGTGGGGCCGAACTCGATTTACACCCCAGCCATGACCGAACGAACCTATCAACGCTTAGCTGAACTGGGAACATCTCTGGCACAAATGGGATGGACCGTAATTTTAGATGCGAAGTACGATCGAGTGCAGCTCCGTGAACAGGTTATGACCCAGGCGGAATTAGCCCAAATCCCTGTACAGATTCTGTACTGTACTGCTCCGGTAGCCGAGTTGCGATCGCGCCTCCAAAACCGTCAAGGAGACATTTCAGATGCCACACCAGACCTGTTGGTCCACCAACAACAAACATTCCAAGCTTTTACGACGGCAGAAAAGCCAAAGGTGACTCAATTCGAGACTCAACAAGATTTGGATGCTCAATTAACATCTTTTTGCCAGCATCTCGCCAAAAAGGATAATGTCAGGTTAATCTGA
- a CDS encoding ATP-binding protein, which translates to MLEQQVSSLLLYSSVWEDEVGQAFLSVLNVLQQPEPDLSQVLWAYGQLFKALSTTQHSWPDYLLKRMSDSDNPFTLQVQHYPLEQLPAELLEAVRYDLGVLQHLWQWNPEDLTQAIGHLGGPALPPLPSTTQADTAQTVSFLQEYDHWAEALPALAEYHCQVGCGRMAQYRAFSWHEGQLQGYSYPDEIAMDALVGYEDQRDQLLKNTEALLRGYPALNILLYGSRGAGKSAMVKALLPLYGNRGLRLIEVRKSALIELPQILAQLQNCPQKFIIFVDDLSFEEDEESYKALKVVLEGNVAARPDNVIVYATSNRRHLIREFFDDRPRPQDSDEIHSWDTVQEKLSLSDRFGLTLTFVPANQETYLKMVFHLADQAKLALSAEDLKFRALQWATRHNGRSGRTARQFIDFLQAELALAADLS; encoded by the coding sequence ATGCTTGAGCAGCAGGTATCATCCTTGTTACTCTATTCCTCCGTTTGGGAAGATGAAGTAGGGCAAGCATTTTTATCCGTTCTAAATGTCCTGCAGCAGCCTGAGCCGGATTTATCTCAGGTACTTTGGGCCTACGGACAGTTATTTAAGGCCTTATCCACGACGCAACACAGCTGGCCGGATTACTTATTAAAACGAATGTCGGACTCGGACAACCCCTTCACCTTGCAAGTTCAGCATTACCCCCTAGAGCAACTCCCTGCTGAACTTCTAGAGGCCGTCCGGTACGATTTGGGGGTTCTACAGCACCTGTGGCAGTGGAACCCAGAAGACCTTACCCAAGCCATTGGTCACTTGGGGGGACCTGCCTTGCCACCGTTACCCAGCACTACTCAAGCAGATACTGCTCAGACCGTGTCATTTTTACAAGAGTACGATCATTGGGCTGAGGCCTTGCCTGCGTTAGCGGAGTATCATTGCCAAGTCGGCTGTGGACGGATGGCTCAATATCGGGCCTTTAGTTGGCATGAAGGTCAACTCCAAGGCTATTCCTATCCCGATGAGATTGCGATGGATGCGCTAGTGGGATATGAAGATCAGCGAGATCAACTTCTGAAAAATACCGAAGCACTGCTGCGTGGTTATCCTGCCCTGAATATCTTGCTCTATGGCAGTCGAGGTGCTGGTAAATCGGCCATGGTTAAGGCCCTATTACCGCTCTACGGCAATCGGGGCTTGCGTTTAATTGAAGTTCGTAAATCTGCCCTGATTGAACTACCCCAGATCTTGGCCCAGCTTCAGAACTGCCCGCAAAAGTTCATTATTTTTGTGGATGACCTCTCGTTTGAGGAAGACGAAGAGAGTTATAAAGCCTTAAAAGTGGTTCTAGAAGGTAACGTGGCTGCTAGACCCGACAATGTGATTGTCTATGCCACGTCCAACCGTCGGCATTTGATTCGGGAGTTCTTTGATGATCGTCCGCGCCCACAGGACAGCGATGAAATCCATTCCTGGGATACGGTTCAAGAAAAATTATCCCTCAGCGATCGCTTTGGTCTTACCCTCACTTTCGTCCCTGCTAATCAAGAGACCTATCTCAAAATGGTGTTCCATCTAGCAGACCAAGCAAAATTAGCCCTCAGCGCAGAAGATCTCAAATTTCGGGCGTTGCAATGGGCAACCCGTCATAATGGCCGATCTGGCCGCACGGCGCGTCAATTTATTGACTTTCTACAAGCTGAATTAGCCCTTGCGGCTGACCTGAGTTAG
- a CDS encoding neutral zinc metallopeptidase: MRWKMGRRSSNVEDRRGGSSMPTVAGGGLGVLVIALVAAFFGVDSSLILDQANQFENQPTSSAPGNRPAAENELADFVSVVLADTEDTWETLFRQGGQTYRKPKLVLFSGQTSSACGLGRAAVGPFYCPADQKVYIDLSFYNDLKERHQAPGDFAQAYVIAHEVGHHVQTLLGISRKVHELRSRVSKVEGNQLSVRQELQADCFAGIWAHHANRTRQILEQGDVEEALNAASSIGDDRLQQQAGGRVTPESFTHGSSVQRVKWFKVGLQTGSLKDCDTFAARNL; the protein is encoded by the coding sequence ATGCGCTGGAAAATGGGCCGAAGAAGTAGCAATGTCGAGGATCGGCGGGGTGGTTCTTCAATGCCGACAGTGGCAGGAGGCGGGTTAGGCGTCTTGGTGATCGCCCTGGTTGCGGCCTTTTTTGGGGTAGACTCGAGCTTAATTTTGGACCAAGCAAATCAGTTTGAGAATCAGCCAACCTCCTCAGCACCGGGAAATCGGCCTGCGGCTGAAAATGAGCTAGCCGACTTTGTCTCTGTCGTACTTGCTGATACGGAAGACACTTGGGAGACCTTATTTCGCCAAGGTGGGCAAACTTACCGAAAACCCAAACTAGTGTTGTTCTCAGGTCAAACGTCGTCTGCATGCGGCTTAGGGAGAGCGGCGGTGGGGCCGTTCTACTGCCCTGCAGATCAGAAAGTGTATATTGATCTGAGCTTCTATAACGACCTCAAAGAACGGCATCAGGCTCCTGGTGATTTTGCCCAAGCCTATGTGATCGCCCACGAGGTGGGGCACCATGTCCAAACCCTACTAGGCATTTCTCGTAAGGTCCATGAGTTAAGAAGCCGGGTCAGCAAAGTAGAAGGTAATCAGCTTTCCGTGCGACAAGAACTCCAAGCAGACTGTTTTGCAGGGATTTGGGCTCACCATGCCAATCGAACCCGTCAAATTTTGGAGCAGGGCGACGTGGAGGAAGCCTTAAATGCAGCCAGCAGTATTGGCGATGATCGCTTACAGCAGCAAGCAGGCGGCCGTGTCACCCCTGAGTCTTTTACCCATGGCAGTTCTGTCCAACGTGTGAAATGGTTCAAGGTGGGTTTGCAAACAGGAAGTCTCAAAGATTGTGACACCTTCGCTGCACGCAATCTTTAA